A genomic segment from Methanoplanus limicola DSM 2279 encodes:
- a CDS encoding AAA family ATPase has translation MISRIRIKNFKSIKETEINPDAVNIIIGSNNSGKSNLLEALEYYSRSLTVPLSELFGPRPFSFPDVFHKGSDIKTEGLEIDLAFRKFTENTKISDKESEVTHSYRIDSVYNSKGYPKFIPVVKYEEIISQYYNKIVENQDQILMRELGQKRELKPEFIDMYYACRAIRKFQFVPKEIKKEREIDPLESNVPFLKYNGENLVNVLFTMRDRDPEAFRIITDDFKDIFPDVTGFSFTHLGDYRYAIEFTRKINGSSWDFMSPQISDGFVISLAILTLIHMNNSNRIVLIEEIENGLNPFTLGKILNKIIFNSKRYGTQFFITTHSPVILDSLSDFPELIFVCEQKNGKSEYIPLTEKLNIFRGDYIPGESLVELWLEGIIGGL, from the coding sequence ATGATCTCCCGGATAAGGATTAAAAACTTTAAGAGTATTAAAGAAACGGAGATAAATCCGGATGCCGTAAATATAATAATTGGTTCAAATAACTCTGGAAAATCAAATCTTCTTGAAGCTCTGGAGTATTATTCACGTTCACTTACAGTACCTCTAAGTGAATTGTTTGGCCCAAGGCCCTTTTCATTCCCGGATGTATTCCATAAAGGTTCAGACATCAAAACAGAAGGCCTTGAGATTGACCTGGCATTCAGGAAATTTACAGAAAATACAAAAATATCAGATAAAGAGTCAGAAGTTACCCATTCATACCGGATAGATTCAGTTTACAATTCCAAAGGCTATCCAAAATTCATACCGGTTGTGAAATATGAAGAGATAATCTCACAATATTACAATAAAATTGTTGAAAATCAGGACCAGATCCTAATGAGAGAACTGGGACAGAAAAGAGAGCTGAAACCGGAATTTATTGATATGTATTATGCCTGCCGGGCAATACGAAAGTTCCAGTTTGTTCCTAAGGAGATTAAAAAGGAACGTGAAATAGATCCTCTTGAATCAAACGTGCCTTTCCTTAAATATAACGGGGAAAACCTTGTCAATGTCCTTTTTACAATGAGGGACAGGGATCCGGAAGCATTCAGGATAATAACAGATGATTTTAAAGATATATTTCCTGATGTCACCGGTTTCTCCTTCACACACCTTGGCGATTACCGGTATGCCATAGAATTTACAAGGAAAATCAACGGCAGTAGCTGGGATTTTATGTCACCACAGATATCAGACGGATTTGTAATCTCGCTTGCTATTCTGACGCTCATTCATATGAATAATTCAAACAGGATTGTTCTCATTGAAGAGATAGAAAACGGACTGAATCCCTTTACACTTGGAAAAATTCTCAATAAAATTATTTTTAACTCTAAAAGGTATGGTACACAGTTCTTCATAACAACACATTCACCAGTGATTCTTGACAGTCTGAGTGATTTTCCGGAACTGATCTTTGTCTGTGAACAGAAAAACGGCAAATCAGAATATATTCCATTAACTGAAAAATTAAATATATTCAGGGGAGATTATATTCCGGGAGAATCACTTGTTGAACTGTGGCTGGAAGGTATTATTGGGGGACTTTAA
- a CDS encoding HEPN domain-containing protein yields the protein MTFFWPDILLIVKFLQENKGKLPKEAADRTIISRSYYAAFSHVKYYAGDNLDFRPNNNPEDHLLIRSFLRSKGEYKLARKLQDLRGWRNNADYDDPAYTVNENNVKMSIKYAEDIIEAFK from the coding sequence ATGACATTTTTCTGGCCTGACATTCTCCTCATCGTTAAATTCCTTCAGGAGAATAAAGGTAAGCTCCCAAAAGAAGCAGCTGACAGAACAATAATCAGCAGATCGTATTATGCTGCCTTTTCGCATGTAAAATATTATGCAGGAGATAATCTGGATTTCAGGCCAAATAATAACCCGGAAGATCATCTGCTCATACGTTCATTCCTTAGGTCCAAAGGTGAATATAAACTTGCAAGGAAACTCCAGGATCTTCGCGGATGGAGAAATAATGCTGACTATGATGACCCCGCATATACAGTAAATGAAAATAATGTCAAAATGTCCATAAAATATGCAGAGGATATCATTGAAGCATTCAAATAA
- a CDS encoding bifunctional metallophosphatase/5'-nucleotidase codes for MRKISEKKLIAGIIILAVIFMAVTFAFILPKNPVYNPEVSDTPNPGDGKDMQTASGEKPDLNTLRILATPDIHSHIFPMSDNDTGTRIGRIAALADTLGEEDDNTLYLFAGDLGEGSFYHMYSGIPEVKSYSMAGVDAAVPGNHAFDFSTGNFKQWVTNASYPVVCANLDFTDPELNQSVKDYTVLNAGGMKVGVFGIITPQLDKIVKLGDDVILYRNTTEMGNLAVKSLKNEGVDIIIALTHQEKDEELPFAEYVSGIDLIIGGHDHLVWNETVTSPDGRNTLIVHSGKYGEELDTVDLTVGDGDVIDSSIGRYQITEDMPDDDAITSYVMSYYENYTESLSKPIGYTTVPLDLRQSALRTGETNAGDLVADSIRKNVPGVDVALINSGAIRGDCIIPAGEITYLTVSKILPYENIIVKIEMTGEEIKDTLERSASAIIVDGDNCPGEYRLPSGGFLQVSGINFEINTEAETFCLDYDADSSPANQAGSDSETKSATIKCAGMRIENLSLVTESGIVPLDPSKTYTVAVNDYISGGGDGYTNLEAIPESRKYNTEINLENLLTDDIVKNSPITPGTDRRIKVLR; via the coding sequence ATGAGAAAAATATCAGAGAAAAAACTCATCGCCGGAATTATCATTCTGGCTGTAATATTTATGGCCGTAACTTTTGCATTTATTCTGCCAAAAAATCCGGTTTACAACCCGGAAGTCAGTGACACCCCGAATCCCGGAGATGGAAAAGATATGCAGACGGCATCCGGGGAAAAGCCTGATTTAAATACTCTCAGAATTCTTGCAACTCCGGATATACACAGCCACATATTCCCGATGAGTGATAATGATACAGGGACACGAATCGGACGCATTGCTGCACTTGCAGATACGCTTGGAGAAGAAGATGACAATACGCTCTATCTCTTTGCAGGCGATCTCGGAGAGGGCAGTTTTTATCATATGTATTCCGGAATTCCGGAAGTTAAATCATACTCAATGGCGGGTGTTGACGCTGCTGTGCCCGGAAACCATGCCTTTGATTTCTCAACCGGAAATTTTAAGCAGTGGGTAACAAATGCCTCATATCCTGTCGTCTGTGCAAACCTCGATTTCACAGATCCGGAACTGAACCAGTCTGTAAAGGACTATACAGTCCTTAATGCCGGAGGGATGAAGGTAGGCGTATTCGGTATAATTACACCTCAGCTTGATAAGATAGTGAAACTCGGCGATGATGTAATTCTGTACAGGAATACCACAGAGATGGGTAATCTGGCAGTAAAATCACTGAAGAACGAAGGTGTGGATATAATTATTGCCCTCACACACCAGGAGAAGGATGAAGAACTCCCATTTGCAGAGTATGTGTCCGGAATTGACCTTATCATAGGAGGGCATGACCATCTGGTCTGGAATGAGACAGTAACTTCACCGGATGGCAGAAATACTCTGATTGTCCATTCCGGAAAATATGGTGAAGAGCTGGACACTGTGGATCTCACAGTCGGGGACGGAGATGTTATTGACAGTTCAATCGGGCGTTATCAGATTACGGAGGATATGCCTGATGACGATGCCATCACATCTTATGTAATGTCATATTATGAAAACTACACAGAGAGCCTCTCCAAACCTATAGGGTACACAACCGTGCCTCTTGACTTACGGCAATCTGCTCTTAGAACAGGTGAGACAAATGCCGGAGATCTCGTTGCTGATTCAATACGGAAAAATGTTCCCGGAGTCGATGTCGCACTGATAAATTCAGGAGCGATAAGGGGTGACTGCATCATACCTGCCGGAGAGATAACATACCTGACTGTCAGTAAAATTCTCCCTTATGAAAATATAATCGTCAAAATTGAGATGACAGGTGAGGAGATTAAGGATACCCTTGAGAGATCAGCCTCTGCAATAATTGTTGACGGTGACAACTGCCCTGGTGAGTACAGACTGCCATCCGGAGGTTTTTTGCAGGTTTCGGGGATAAATTTTGAGATAAATACAGAGGCAGAGACTTTCTGCTTAGATTATGATGCAGATTCATCTCCTGCTAACCAGGCTGGTTCTGATTCAGAAACAAAATCTGCAACCATTAAGTGTGCAGGCATGCGGATCGAAAACCTGTCACTGGTGACAGAATCAGGCATTGTGCCCCTTGATCCTTCTAAAACCTACACTGTTGCCGTAAATGATTATATCTCCGGCGGAGGGGACGGATATACCAATCTGGAGGCAATCCCTGAAAGCCGGAAGTATAATACCGAGATTAACCTGGAAAATCTTCTGACTGATGATATTGTCAAAAACTCACCGATAACACCAGGTACTGACAGAAGGATCAAAGTCCTGCGGTGA